One window from the genome of Cryptomeria japonica chromosome 6, Sugi_1.0, whole genome shotgun sequence encodes:
- the LOC131044150 gene encoding secreted RxLR effector protein 78-like, whose protein sequence is MLSMRIVGLLDKFNSVTQSGFIKGRYIMENLITSWEAMHEAKADNQNVAMVLLDFEKAYDRIEWSFVGGMLQAFGFPSYFCKWIDILFKDSSTIVEINGDMSEAIPLRRSIRQGFPIAPTMFVIVANALYYILRALELGPSIKGLTLPNVDGLINAQFVDDTALFIALFEDNFDNAMERL, encoded by the coding sequence atgttgtcaatgagAATTGTTGGATTATTAGATAAGTTCAATTCTGTCACACAGTCTGGATTTATAAAAGGTAGATATATTATGGAAAATCTGATCACCAGTTGGGAGGCAATGCACGAGGCCAAAGCTGATAATCAGAATGTTGCAATGGTCCTAttggactttgagaaagcatatgacagaATAGAATGGTCGTTTGTTGGGGGAATGTTACAAGCAtttggttttccttcatacttttGTAAATGGATAGATATTCTTTTTAAAGACTCTTCCACAATTGTTGAGATTAATGGTGATATGTCTGAAGCTATCCCATTAAGGAGGTCTATAAGGCAGGGGTTCCCCATTGCCCCGACCATGTTTGTCATTGTTGCAAATGCTCTTTATTACATTCTAAGGGCTCTAGAACTTGGACCCTCTATCAAAGGTCTTACTCTTCCTAATGTTGATGGTCTAATTAATgctcaatttgttgatgatactgccTTATTTATAGCCCTATTTGAGGATAACTTTGATAATGCCATGGAAAGACTCTAG